CCTTCAGGGTTTCAATGCCGAATTGCACCCGCAGGGCTAAAGAATTTTCCAGCACGAATAAATATTCCCCCAGAAAGGTTCTGAAGGGTATCGTCAGAGGCTCGGCCGCATCCAGGCGGCTTAGCTCCGGGTCAGTTTGCCAGACATAATCCAGCGAGGCATCTTCCAGACGCTTGTCTCTCAGCCGGGTCAGCTTTCCCTGAGTGTATATCACAGCCTTATTCTTCCGGTTTAATGGCCGGCAGGCCGGAAGCGGATTCCTCTGCTTCTATATCTGCCAGAGCGGTGGTTATCATCTCGCGGACAGCCTGGCTTGTGGTATGCTCCAGACTTTCTGTCAGCCCCTTTTTGGCATTTTTGCCGCCTATCTTGGCCAGTGCCTGGATTGATGCCAGCTGGACTTCCATGTCAGAGTCCTCAATCAGGGAGATAAGTTTAGGTACGAAACTTTCCATGCCCAGTTCTCCGGCGGCTACAGCGGCTTCATAGCGGAGGTCATTATTATCACTGTTCAGTTCAGAGGTTATTACCGATTCCCACTGGCTGCCGGCATTCTGCCCCATAGAATAAACGGCACCTATTCTCAGCAGATGCTCGGGGCAGTTGTAAGCCTGGGAGATAGCCATGGTTACCTGCGGCTGACCGAAAGGTGAAACTGATTCCAGCGCCCTGCGTCTCAGTTCCAGCGGCAGTTCGGTATTTTGGAAAATGGCCAGCAGACTGGTTTGCAGCAGTTGGCTGGTTTTTTCCGGCAGCTGGCCGAATTCACCCATAAGGCTGTAACGCCCCAGAGTGGCGGTTGCGGCTATGCGGACTTCTATAGACGGGTCTTCATTGGCTAAAGACAGCAGCTGGTCAATAAGTGAGGGGCGGTTACATTCCCAAAGGCCGTCAATGGATTTGGCGCGCACTTCCGGGTTGGGGTCATGCATAGTGCGCAGAAAAATACTTTCAAAATCAAGTGACACATCATCTTCGGCCAGCTCACCCAGGCGGCTGACTATATCCAGCCGTCTTTCGGGGCTAAGACGTATCCAGAAATCCTTGAAAGCGGCTATTTCCTGGCTGTTGAGGTCAGACAGCAGGGCTAAATCTGTGTGCTTAAGGCCGGTGCTTTCGTCTGCCAGCCTGTCAAAAATTTCGGTTATTTCGGTATTTTCCTGACTCATCAGTTGTTACTCGCTTCCTCGTTGTCATCATCGTCATCATTATCAAGGTCATCATCGTCGTCTTCACCGCTTTCCCAGATAGGTTCGGTAAAGTAATCTATATAATCCTCCATGGCTTCGGCTGCAATCTGGGATACATGCTGCTTGGCCTCAGAGGCTATTTGTTCCAGTTCGCTTATGTCCACTTCCAGCTGGAGCAGTTTAGACAAAATCTGAACAATTACCAGGGCTGCCATGGGGTTTTGGAGACGGGAAGCGTAGCTGGGTACTTCGCCCAGCAGGCAGACCCCGTCTATATTGCGTTCTTTGGCTACCCCCAGCAGCAGGCCGTTCAGGCCGGAAATCTGGAGGTTGCCGCTGCCGCTCAGCCCCCGTTCTACCAGTTCATTGGCTACCTGGGGGTTGGTACCCACTGCCCATGCCCGCGGCTGTTCGCTGTGGTGAATACGGGTCAGGGCGGCGGCAAAGGTATATATCTTTTTAACGCCGAAACGCTGCCCCACGTCCAGAATAAGGTTAGCCAGTTCGTAGCTTTTGGCAGAAGGTTGGTCTTCCCCTATGAATAAGATAATATCGTTATCCTGTTTGTTTTTCAGGTAATAAAAGCGGTTTTGGGGAAACTGGGGTTCTTCCACTACCCCGTCTTTGACCAGTACGCCGATAGGGTCAAAAAAACTGGGGGAATCTATTTCGGCCAGCTCCTTAAACTCCAGTTTGCGTGCCAGATAGGTAGCCACAATAAGGGCGACATTGCTTATGCCCGGCCAGGCGGCAAGCAGGCAGGGAGACTTTAATTTGGGCCTGGAATTAAGCTTGTATTTTTTGTCCATATATCTGTCTCTCTTATTTGGCAGCTACAGACAGCTTCGGGAAATATATGGACGGGCTGAAAAGCTCACCGTCCAGCCAGCGTCCGTCACTGCCAATGGCGTTTATGGTTTTAAGTGCATTATATATATTCCCGGAAAGCATGGTGTCTTTTACCCTTCCGGCAATCTGACCGTTTTCTATCTTGTAGCCCAGCAGGACGTTGCCGGAGAAATCTCCGCCCAGCACATTTCCCTGTTCCGCCCCCATCATAAATTCCACTATCAGGCCTTCTTTTATACCTGAAACCATTTCTTCAAAAGAAACCGTGCCGGGCTTTATCATCAGGGCGCTGAAACCGGGCGCAGGCTGTCCGCCATGCCTTTCGGCGTTTCCGGTGCTTTTGGCTTTGGCCAAAGCGGCGGTGCGGAGGTCATAAATAAAGTTTTTAATAACTCCGCTTTCCACCATGGGGGTTATCTGGCTGGCCGTGCCTTCATCATCAAAAGGGCGTGAATTCGGGCTGAAACTCTGGGTAGGGTCATCAACCAGACTAAAGGCAGGGTCAAACATCTGCTCCCCCAGTTTGCCGGCCAGCGGAGATGCTTTTTCCTGTACCAGCTTGCCGTTAAGTGCGGCAGACAGGGCCGGGATAATGGTGCTACCTACCCCGTGGGGGGTGAAAATAACCGGCATTTCCCCGCTTTGCAGATTTACATTCCGGCTGGCACGTTCAAGCTGTTTGCCAACCAGATTTACTACTTCGCTGCCGGAGCGGATAGGGCGGCAGGAGCTAAGCCCGTCACCTACAAAAAGCATATCCGTGCCCCGTACCAGCGTGCCTTCCAGCCCCATGGAAAAATGGCTTTTTTTATAGCTGATATCAGCCCCGCTGGTATTCAGCAGGCGTATCCTGAAGGTACTTTTAGCAAGGCTGGCACTGCAGACCAATTCAGGGTTTATTTCAAGCAGCCCGGTTATCATATCTTTGCCCAGCTTTACCATCTCCTCCAGACTTACCGTCTCTACTTCAGGGTCAAATATTTTGACCTCAGGGCAGGTTTGGGTGGCCGGGAACTGGAAA
This sequence is a window from Dehalococcoides mccartyi 195. Protein-coding genes within it:
- a CDS encoding HEAT repeat domain-containing protein, which gives rise to MSQENTEITEIFDRLADESTGLKHTDLALLSDLNSQEIAAFKDFWIRLSPERRLDIVSRLGELAEDDVSLDFESIFLRTMHDPNPEVRAKSIDGLWECNRPSLIDQLLSLANEDPSIEVRIAATATLGRYSLMGEFGQLPEKTSQLLQTSLLAIFQNTELPLELRRRALESVSPFGQPQVTMAISQAYNCPEHLLRIGAVYSMGQNAGSQWESVITSELNSDNNDLRYEAAVAAGELGMESFVPKLISLIEDSDMEVQLASIQALAKIGGKNAKKGLTESLEHTTSQAVREMITTALADIEAEESASGLPAIKPEE
- a CDS encoding PAC2 family protein, encoding MDKKYKLNSRPKLKSPCLLAAWPGISNVALIVATYLARKLEFKELAEIDSPSFFDPIGVLVKDGVVEEPQFPQNRFYYLKNKQDNDIILFIGEDQPSAKSYELANLILDVGQRFGVKKIYTFAAALTRIHHSEQPRAWAVGTNPQVANELVERGLSGSGNLQISGLNGLLLGVAKERNIDGVCLLGEVPSYASRLQNPMAALVIVQILSKLLQLEVDISELEQIASEAKQHVSQIAAEAMEDYIDYFTEPIWESGEDDDDDLDNDDDDDNEEASNN
- a CDS encoding TldD/PmbA family protein — its product is MLEKIIEQAKKVAEQAECFMVESESAPIHFEANHLKNIESKQSLSLALRIIKDGKIGYAASSNPANWPKLADMALETAAYGQTARFQFPATQTCPEVKIFDPEVETVSLEEMVKLGKDMITGLLEINPELVCSASLAKSTFRIRLLNTSGADISYKKSHFSMGLEGTLVRGTDMLFVGDGLSSCRPIRSGSEVVNLVGKQLERASRNVNLQSGEMPVIFTPHGVGSTIIPALSAALNGKLVQEKASPLAGKLGEQMFDPAFSLVDDPTQSFSPNSRPFDDEGTASQITPMVESGVIKNFIYDLRTAALAKAKSTGNAERHGGQPAPGFSALMIKPGTVSFEEMVSGIKEGLIVEFMMGAEQGNVLGGDFSGNVLLGYKIENGQIAGRVKDTMLSGNIYNALKTINAIGSDGRWLDGELFSPSIYFPKLSVAAK